Proteins encoded within one genomic window of Candidatus Syntrophocurvum alkaliphilum:
- a CDS encoding 6-phosphofructokinase: MSKIGVLTGGGDCPGLNAVIRAITKKAISIYDIEVYGFLDGFKGLVNNNYIKLDLLRVSGIGHLGGTILGTTNRDNPFEFYSIKNGIEFKSDQSDQAIENMKKLGLDALIVIGGDGSLNIALKFYEKGVNIIGVPKTIDNDLMCTDVTFGFNTAVNTASDAIDKLHTTAESHHRVMILEVMGRYAGWIALHAGISGGADVILIPEIQYEAEYIINKIRSRYEKNKKFSIIVIAEGATGKNQDMAIQKVVDNSHDPIRLGGIGNRLAKEIEELTDIETRVTVLGHLQRGGSPVPYDRILSTRYGVAAVKSVVDQKYGNMVSLQGTEIVNIPITEAVKDIKRVEPNSHLVESARSLGISFGDR; encoded by the coding sequence ATTTCTAAAATTGGAGTTTTAACTGGAGGAGGAGATTGTCCAGGTCTAAATGCTGTAATTAGAGCAATAACTAAAAAAGCTATAAGTATTTATGACATTGAAGTTTATGGTTTTTTAGATGGCTTTAAAGGCTTAGTAAATAATAATTATATAAAACTAGATTTATTAAGAGTGTCTGGTATAGGTCATTTAGGAGGTACAATTTTAGGTACTACTAACAGGGACAACCCTTTTGAATTTTATTCAATAAAAAATGGTATAGAATTTAAATCTGATCAGTCGGATCAAGCGATTGAAAACATGAAAAAACTAGGTTTAGATGCTTTAATAGTTATTGGTGGTGATGGTAGTTTAAATATTGCTTTAAAATTTTATGAAAAAGGTGTAAATATTATAGGAGTACCTAAAACAATAGACAATGACTTAATGTGTACTGATGTAACTTTTGGTTTTAATACTGCGGTAAACACAGCTTCAGATGCTATTGATAAACTACACACAACAGCCGAATCACATCATCGGGTTATGATTTTAGAGGTGATGGGTAGATATGCTGGCTGGATTGCATTACATGCTGGAATTTCAGGTGGTGCAGATGTTATTTTAATACCTGAAATTCAATATGAAGCAGAATATATAATAAATAAAATTCGTTCTCGTTACGAAAAAAATAAAAAATTCAGTATCATAGTTATTGCGGAAGGTGCTACTGGTAAAAACCAAGACATGGCTATTCAGAAAGTAGTTGATAACAGCCATGATCCTATAAGACTTGGTGGTATTGGTAATAGGTTAGCTAAAGAAATAGAAGAATTAACAGATATAGAAACAAGAGTTACAGTATTAGGCCATCTTCAACGAGGAGGTTCTCCAGTACCCTATGATAGGATATTATCTACTCGTTATGGTGTAGCTGCAGTTAAATCAGTAGTAGATCAAAAATATGGAAACATGGTGAGTTTACAAGGTACTGAAATTGTTAATATACCAATAACAGAAGCTGTTAAGGACATAAAACGAGTTGAACCTAACTCCCATTTAGTTGAATCAGCACGTTCGTTAGGAATTAGTTTTGGTGATAGATAA
- a CDS encoding 3-hydroxyacyl-CoA dehydrogenase family protein codes for MHKIAVLGAGFMGAGIAQVAAQGGYNVIIRDIQKSLVEDGINTIKQELDYLIEKEQLTQSEKEKVLARIKGTTDLAELSDADIVIEAVVENIAIKKQLFAELDNICPEHTILATNTSTLSITEIASVTKRIDKVIGMHFFYPVPRIKLVELIKGLETSDETIKIAQSFVRDINKEHVLLKRESPGFIVNRILIPYLNEAIFVYGDGIAEKEDIDSALKAGAGMPKGPLEISDMMGLDTLYSITMVLYNEFKDTKYRPHPLFSSMVRAGYYGEKTGKGFYEYD; via the coding sequence GTGCACAAAATAGCAGTTTTAGGTGCAGGTTTCATGGGAGCAGGAATTGCTCAAGTAGCCGCTCAAGGAGGCTACAATGTAATAATTAGAGATATTCAAAAATCTTTAGTTGAAGATGGAATAAATACTATTAAACAGGAGCTAGATTACCTTATTGAAAAAGAACAATTAACACAATCAGAAAAGGAAAAGGTTTTAGCTAGAATAAAAGGTACTACAGATTTAGCAGAATTATCAGATGCAGATATTGTCATTGAAGCAGTTGTCGAAAATATTGCTATAAAAAAACAACTCTTTGCTGAACTAGATAACATTTGTCCAGAACATACTATTTTAGCTACAAATACATCTACTCTATCTATTACTGAAATAGCATCTGTTACAAAAAGAATAGATAAAGTTATTGGAATGCATTTTTTTTATCCAGTACCGAGAATAAAATTAGTAGAACTAATTAAGGGATTAGAAACATCAGATGAAACAATAAAAATTGCTCAATCTTTTGTTAGGGATATAAATAAAGAACATGTATTATTAAAAAGAGAAAGTCCTGGATTTATTGTAAATAGAATATTAATTCCTTATTTAAATGAAGCTATATTTGTTTATGGAGATGGGATAGCTGAAAAAGAAGATATAGATTCAGCATTGAAAGCAGGTGCAGGTATGCCTAAAGGACCACTTGAAATATCTGATATGATGGGACTAGATACCCTATATTCTATAACAATGGTTTTATACAATGAATTTAAGGATACAAAGTATAGACCACATCCACTTTTCTCATCAATGGTTAGAGCTGGTTATTATGGGGAAAAGACAGGAAAAGGCTTTTATGAATATGACTGA
- a CDS encoding PH domain-containing protein translates to MTYNAKKSNGPLLGLITGFIVFSFIIWGINFSLDDTATMLKILLYIPAFLFMGMFIFIIISAFSLKYQLTNESLIINIGIKKIELKFEDINEIVHIKGKSNLFSIMGVSWTGVIIGIYIIKGIGSAKMFGTNYEEEIIYLKTNAGLYGITPEDFDLVNKLAEKTSRTIQIINMDDIPIEEKGKSINEDSFYKILYNVNLAFLITFASYLAVFFPLTPDAPNIIILLLVLAIALFFFNIGNAGRLYQFSQQGSYFMLIISIVVTGIFLILSFAELTL, encoded by the coding sequence TTGACTTATAATGCAAAAAAATCTAATGGACCTCTGTTAGGGTTAATTACTGGCTTTATTGTTTTTAGTTTTATTATATGGGGTATAAACTTTTCTTTAGATGATACTGCAACAATGCTTAAAATACTTTTATATATACCTGCATTTTTATTTATGGGTATGTTTATATTCATTATAATTAGTGCATTTAGTCTAAAATATCAGTTAACTAATGAATCACTTATTATAAATATAGGTATAAAAAAAATTGAGCTTAAGTTTGAGGATATAAATGAAATAGTACATATAAAAGGTAAAAGCAATTTATTTTCAATTATGGGAGTAAGTTGGACTGGAGTAATAATAGGAATATACATAATAAAAGGTATTGGCTCTGCAAAAATGTTTGGTACAAATTATGAAGAAGAAATAATTTATCTTAAAACAAATGCAGGTCTTTATGGCATTACCCCTGAAGATTTTGATTTAGTTAATAAACTTGCTGAAAAAACCTCAAGAACAATTCAGATAATAAATATGGATGATATTCCTATAGAAGAAAAGGGCAAGTCAATTAATGAGGATAGTTTTTATAAAATTCTATATAATGTAAATTTAGCTTTTCTAATAACTTTTGCATCATACTTAGCAGTATTTTTTCCATTAACCCCGGATGCACCTAACATTATAATTTTATTATTAGTATTAGCTATAGCATTATTCTTTTTTAACATAGGGAATGCTGGGAGACTCTATCAATTTAGTCAACAAGGTAGTTATTTTATGTTAATTATAAGTATAGTTGTAACAGGAATATTTTTAATTCTTTCTTTTGCAGAATTAACTTTATAG
- the ychF gene encoding redox-regulated ATPase YchF, producing MQLGIIGLPMVGKTTIFQLLTKTNEKTSNQAKANTAIAKIPDNRIDFLSKLYKPKKTTYAQLEIVDIPGLISGTNKGAAVFLDSVRKADALLQVVRAFDDEDVPAVTDEINPIKDIDSINYELLLADLDLVEKRIERINENKKKNQMQKELSLLEKLKETLSNETPLLSVELDEEEKLIVDNYQFLTTKPMFWCLNIGEDDLLSKDYPYSRDVLEYAKEKGIPIVELSASIEKEIAELDEDEKNSFLEELGIDESGVVKIARGMYERLGLISFFTVGDDEVKAWTVEKGTVAKKAAGKIHSDIERGFIRAEVVEYDDLYEWGSMNALKEKGLFRLEGKEYIVKDGDVIHFRFNV from the coding sequence ATGCAGTTAGGTATAATTGGGTTGCCGATGGTAGGAAAAACAACAATTTTTCAACTATTAACTAAAACAAATGAAAAAACTTCTAATCAAGCTAAAGCAAATACTGCGATTGCAAAAATACCTGATAATAGAATAGATTTTTTGTCTAAACTTTATAAACCTAAGAAGACAACTTATGCACAGTTAGAAATAGTAGATATACCAGGCTTAATTTCAGGGACTAATAAAGGTGCTGCTGTGTTTTTAGATTCTGTTAGAAAGGCTGATGCTTTGTTACAAGTTGTTAGAGCTTTTGATGATGAGGATGTTCCGGCTGTAACTGACGAGATTAATCCTATTAAAGATATTGATAGTATAAACTATGAACTATTGCTAGCAGATTTAGACTTAGTAGAAAAAAGAATTGAAAGAATTAACGAAAATAAAAAAAAGAATCAAATGCAAAAAGAGCTTTCTTTACTTGAAAAATTAAAAGAAACTTTAAGTAATGAAACACCTCTTTTATCAGTGGAACTTGATGAAGAAGAAAAATTAATAGTAGATAATTACCAGTTTTTAACCACTAAACCTATGTTTTGGTGTCTTAATATTGGAGAAGATGATTTATTATCTAAAGATTACCCATACAGTAGAGATGTACTAGAATATGCAAAGGAAAAAGGGATACCTATAGTAGAATTATCAGCTAGTATAGAAAAAGAGATAGCGGAACTTGACGAGGATGAAAAAAATTCTTTTTTAGAAGAGTTAGGTATAGATGAATCAGGAGTTGTTAAAATTGCTCGCGGAATGTATGAAAGACTTGGTTTAATATCATTTTTTACTGTTGGCGATGATGAAGTAAAAGCTTGGACAGTTGAAAAAGGAACTGTGGCTAAAAAAGCAGCGGGAAAAATTCATTCAGATATTGAAAGAGGTTTTATTAGAGCCGAAGTCGTTGAATATGATGATTTATATGAATGGGGTAGTATGAATGCATTAAAAGAAAAGGGTTTATTTAGACTAGAAGGTAAAGAATATATAGTAAAAGATGGGGATGTAATACACTTTAGATTTAATGTTTAA
- the trkA gene encoding Trk system potassium transporter TrkA, translating to MKSIIIGAGKVGFSIAQLLSSEDHDVVIIEHDEDRIEILDELLDVKVIKGSGSSWSTLEAAGVKKASMVVAVTEIDEVNMISCLLAKQYGVETTIARVRNPEYTETPHFSPEALLGIDLIINPERVTAMEIAKIIRVPEALNVDYYADNKVQLVELVVDENSPIAGTKLKFLETTHYVIVSIIRKHRMLVPTGEDIIYAGDHIYVMAKTKEMPQVIKALGIKRKKIENITILGGGRTGWYLAHILEKQKVPVNTKIIEKNYKKAQNIAGRLEKTLVIYGDGSDLQLLESENIGKSDLLIAVTSDDKINLLSSLIGKNLGVKKTISQIKRTDVMPLVEQVGIDIILSPRILTAGAILKYTRQGDIISVTVLGEDRAEMIELIAQPKSIAVNKPLKKLRFPNGSVVGAIVRGDSVIVPTGDSIIEPYDQLMMFTLPKSVHKVEKLFINGGKKF from the coding sequence ATGAAATCTATTATAATAGGTGCTGGTAAAGTAGGGTTTAGTATAGCACAACTTTTATCAAGTGAAGATCATGACGTTGTTATAATAGAACATGATGAAGATAGAATTGAAATATTAGATGAACTATTAGATGTTAAGGTTATTAAGGGAAGTGGGTCTTCTTGGTCAACACTTGAAGCTGCTGGAGTAAAAAAGGCAAGTATGGTAGTTGCAGTAACCGAAATTGATGAAGTTAATATGATATCATGCCTGCTTGCAAAGCAATATGGAGTTGAAACAACTATTGCCCGTGTAAGAAATCCCGAATATACTGAAACTCCGCATTTTTCACCAGAAGCTTTATTAGGTATAGATTTAATTATTAATCCTGAACGGGTCACGGCTATGGAAATAGCAAAAATAATTCGTGTGCCTGAAGCCCTTAATGTTGATTATTACGCAGACAACAAGGTTCAATTAGTTGAGTTAGTCGTTGATGAAAATTCACCTATAGCTGGAACAAAGCTCAAGTTTTTAGAAACAACTCATTATGTTATTGTATCTATTATTAGAAAGCACAGAATGTTAGTACCTACTGGAGAAGATATTATATATGCTGGAGATCATATTTATGTCATGGCTAAGACAAAGGAGATGCCGCAGGTTATTAAAGCATTGGGTATTAAAAGAAAAAAAATAGAAAATATAACAATATTAGGTGGAGGAAGAACTGGTTGGTATTTAGCTCATATTTTAGAGAAACAGAAAGTACCAGTAAATACAAAGATTATAGAAAAAAATTATAAAAAGGCCCAAAATATTGCGGGTCGTCTTGAGAAAACACTAGTTATATATGGTGATGGAAGTGACTTGCAGTTACTAGAATCTGAAAACATTGGCAAATCCGATTTATTGATCGCAGTTACAAGTGATGATAAAATTAATCTTTTATCATCACTAATTGGTAAAAACTTAGGAGTAAAAAAGACTATATCACAAATTAAAAGAACTGATGTAATGCCCCTTGTTGAACAAGTTGGAATAGATATTATATTAAGTCCTAGAATCTTAACAGCTGGTGCAATTTTAAAATATACAAGACAAGGTGATATTATATCAGTTACTGTTTTAGGAGAAGATAGGGCTGAAATGATTGAGTTAATTGCTCAGCCAAAATCTATAGCAGTAAATAAACCATTAAAAAAATTACGTTTTCCTAATGGGTCAGTTGTAGGTGCAATTGTTAGAGGAGATAGTGTTATAGTACCTACTGGTGACAGTATAATAGAACCTTATGATCAACTTATGATGTTTACTTTACCCAAAAGTGTTCATAAGGTGGAAAAGCTGTTTATCAATGGAGGAAAAAAATTTTGA
- a CDS encoding TrkH family potassium uptake protein, producing the protein MIRSTILINYVGKIVLIVGLAMLSSVIVSLIYKEDDALNLFIASVITIGVGLATSLLVKANSNITYREGFAIVAFGWIAASLFGTLPFVLTGYMPTYADALFETVSGFTTTGASVLSDIEALPYGLLFWRSLTQWLGGMGIMILFIAIITGLGVRAKQIYNAEIPGGTMADTISPRIRETAKILWKTYMVLSVILCVLLYSFGMNLFDALAHTFTTMPTGGFSTKNESIAAFSPAIQWIIIIFMFIGGVNFALHYFAFTSKSIQAYIMNAEFRLFCYIIIISGVLVVTSISSLGGDLEETIRNTLFQVISIGTTTGFATADYDIWPPLAKTVLLMLMFIGASSGSTTCNIKVGRYLILFKQVLVELKQMVHPKAIISLKMGQKTINQGLVRNVLVYFFMHMVFVISGAILLSILQINMSDSISAAISCMGNIGPGFGAVGPTENYSFIPDLGKYYLSFLMILGRLEIFPVLVLLLPHYWRE; encoded by the coding sequence TTGATCAGGTCTACAATATTAATAAATTATGTAGGGAAAATTGTTTTGATTGTAGGACTAGCAATGCTATCTTCAGTTATTGTTTCTTTAATATATAAAGAAGATGATGCTTTAAACTTATTTATTGCATCTGTAATAACTATAGGTGTTGGCTTAGCTACAAGTTTACTAGTTAAAGCTAACAGCAATATAACCTATAGAGAAGGCTTTGCAATAGTTGCATTTGGATGGATAGCTGCTTCTTTATTTGGAACTCTTCCTTTTGTACTTACTGGATATATGCCTACTTATGCAGATGCTCTTTTTGAGACAGTATCAGGCTTTACAACTACTGGAGCATCGGTATTAAGTGATATAGAGGCATTGCCTTATGGACTATTATTTTGGCGAAGTTTAACCCAGTGGCTTGGTGGCATGGGAATAATGATTTTATTTATAGCCATTATAACTGGTTTAGGAGTTCGCGCTAAACAAATTTACAATGCTGAAATTCCTGGTGGAACAATGGCTGATACTATAAGCCCAAGGATAAGAGAAACAGCTAAAATTTTATGGAAAACATATATGGTTTTAAGTGTAATACTATGTGTATTATTGTATAGCTTTGGCATGAATTTATTTGATGCTTTAGCACATACATTTACTACAATGCCAACAGGGGGATTTTCTACTAAAAATGAGAGTATTGCTGCGTTTTCACCAGCTATTCAATGGATAATTATAATTTTTATGTTTATAGGTGGGGTTAACTTTGCCCTTCATTATTTTGCTTTTACGAGCAAAAGCATACAAGCCTATATTATGAATGCTGAATTTAGATTATTTTGCTATATTATTATTATTAGTGGTGTATTAGTAGTTACTAGTATTTCATCTTTAGGAGGAGACCTAGAAGAGACAATACGTAACACATTATTTCAAGTAATTTCTATTGGTACTACTACTGGATTTGCTACAGCAGATTATGATATTTGGCCTCCGCTTGCCAAAACTGTACTACTAATGCTAATGTTTATTGGTGCAAGTTCTGGCTCAACCACCTGCAACATAAAGGTAGGAAGATATTTAATACTTTTTAAACAAGTTTTAGTTGAATTAAAGCAAATGGTTCATCCTAAAGCAATAATATCACTAAAAATGGGACAAAAGACAATAAATCAAGGGTTAGTTCGTAACGTACTTGTTTATTTTTTTATGCATATGGTATTTGTAATAAGTGGAGCTATATTACTATCCATTTTACAAATTAATATGAGCGATTCTATATCTGCAGCAATTTCCTGTATGGGGAATATTGGACCAGGATTTGGTGCAGTTGGACCTACTGAAAATTATTCATTTATACCGGATTTGGGAAAATACTATTTAAGCTTTTTAATGATTTTAGGTAGATTAGAGATATTTCCAGTACTAGTTCTCTTGCTTCCTCACTACTGGAGAGAGTAA
- a CDS encoding YheC/YheD family protein, with protein sequence MINENDRDNLRDKKRKETPLVGVITARKKSEKRSNQFPSKREGRVFREMALEGYKKGITIYFFYPDGVKWKEKKINGYIYKPKSKPSWVKKVMPLPDIVYNRIVYRSLENKKEVKEILKKFEANPNIFLFNTRFLNKLELHDALIKHETSKQFIPETNRFSYENLKKYLHSYNEVFIKPKNNSTGKGIIKVIKANRGYYYSFAESKKNKWYSSPTIERLYRSLRFKVPNKSNYLIQMGIPLLKMNGRIFDLRAQVQKNGNGQWVLTGIAVRLAALGKFVTHIPNGGRAAEFNKVIKEIYKNELAKEERVINELKIITKQIPRILENELQINLGVLSLDLGIDTQGKMWIIEINSKPASFDEKDIRFRHLNYLTDYFLYINSNKED encoded by the coding sequence ATGATAAATGAAAATGATAGAGATAATCTTCGTGATAAAAAAAGAAAAGAGACTCCTTTAGTAGGTGTTATAACAGCAAGAAAAAAAAGTGAGAAACGTTCTAATCAATTTCCATCAAAAAGAGAAGGTAGAGTCTTTAGAGAAATGGCTTTAGAGGGTTATAAAAAAGGTATAACCATCTATTTTTTTTATCCTGATGGTGTTAAATGGAAAGAGAAAAAAATTAATGGATATATATATAAGCCTAAAAGCAAGCCATCTTGGGTGAAAAAAGTAATGCCATTACCTGATATTGTTTATAACCGTATTGTTTACCGTAGTCTTGAAAACAAAAAAGAAGTAAAAGAAATATTAAAAAAATTTGAAGCAAATCCAAATATTTTTCTTTTTAATACAAGGTTTTTAAATAAGTTAGAGTTACACGATGCCTTGATAAAACATGAGACTAGTAAACAGTTTATACCTGAAACTAATCGCTTTAGTTATGAAAATTTAAAAAAATACTTGCATTCATACAACGAGGTTTTTATTAAACCTAAAAACAATAGTACTGGTAAAGGCATTATAAAAGTTATTAAAGCTAACAGGGGTTACTATTATTCATTTGCAGAAAGCAAAAAAAACAAATGGTATAGTAGCCCAACAATTGAAAGGCTTTATAGAAGTTTAAGGTTTAAAGTACCCAATAAATCAAATTATCTAATTCAAATGGGGATACCACTTCTAAAAATGAATGGTCGTATTTTTGATCTTAGAGCTCAAGTTCAAAAAAATGGTAATGGACAATGGGTTTTAACTGGAATTGCGGTTAGATTAGCTGCGTTAGGTAAATTTGTTACTCACATACCCAATGGTGGTAGAGCAGCTGAATTTAATAAGGTAATAAAGGAAATTTACAAAAATGAACTAGCCAAAGAAGAAAGAGTAATTAATGAATTAAAAATTATTACCAAACAAATACCTAGAATTCTGGAAAATGAACTGCAAATTAATTTAGGAGTACTGTCATTAGATCTTGGTATTGATACTCAAGGTAAGATGTGGATTATTGAAATAAATTCAAAACCAGCAAGTTTTGATGAAAAAGATATAAGATTTCGTCACTTAAATTATTTAACAGACTACTTTTTATACATTAACAGTAATAAAGAGGACTGA
- a CDS encoding putative amidoligase domain-containing protein, giving the protein MMNLGIYYKKNKIGNKIYDKLSESISAIEYQEFKIKNQIYLNIQLKKEGSNLKRVLNTPKAIVNTISRDTLSEILQHNNVAQIKGRESINRTYEILIFDLSVISIRQITHTRNKKTVKYASKKDAKKAVEIALRALYLTGLDFGMVKVVFTSRHAYKIRTINPSPIIRERDFSLFIKKIKRLYDNEGTAKNANIKMGADPEFMLINANSGRLIAASKYFPREGTVGCDSIRIPNRQQRPIAEIRPAPEESPLELLDNIKKALNNANKMAPYKNVKWIAGSLPVSGYPIGGHIHFSKIKSNYSILRALDNYICIPIFLIENPRTATIRRKKYGFLFDYREKDYGGFEYRTPGSWLVSQEVATAILCLAKVVASHYYELRRNFFLNVEAHKAFYSGNQNYFKPIFRKLWSDIEQTSSYIFYEKELKTLYTMIFNNDLWNEKDDLRKAWEVSWNNKKSSSNKNKSRKTSTTSTRSNSSRNTRRRPRSVTTRTNSRSTNRSSNTGNTNSSQNQEQNNRNRSTVTQGRITVSGPTIHTQPLRFY; this is encoded by the coding sequence ATGATGAATTTAGGTATATATTATAAAAAAAATAAGATAGGTAATAAAATATATGATAAATTAAGTGAGAGCATAAGTGCGATTGAATACCAAGAATTTAAAATTAAAAATCAAATATATTTAAATATTCAATTAAAAAAAGAGGGATCTAATTTAAAAAGAGTACTAAATACACCTAAAGCAATAGTAAATACTATTTCAAGGGATACACTTTCTGAAATTCTTCAACATAATAATGTGGCTCAAATTAAGGGAAGAGAGTCTATTAATCGTACTTACGAAATATTAATCTTTGATTTATCAGTAATCTCTATTAGGCAAATTACTCATACTAGAAATAAAAAAACAGTTAAATATGCAAGTAAAAAAGATGCTAAAAAGGCAGTAGAAATAGCATTAAGAGCTCTATACTTGACTGGTCTTGATTTTGGTATGGTAAAGGTGGTATTTACCTCTAGGCATGCATATAAAATAAGGACCATTAATCCGTCACCTATTATTAGAGAACGAGATTTTAGTTTGTTTATTAAAAAAATTAAAAGGCTTTATGATAATGAAGGCACAGCAAAAAATGCAAATATAAAGATGGGCGCTGATCCTGAATTTATGTTAATAAATGCTAATAGTGGCAGATTAATAGCAGCATCAAAATATTTTCCGAGGGAAGGTACTGTTGGTTGTGATAGCATTAGGATACCAAATCGTCAACAACGTCCAATTGCTGAAATAAGGCCAGCCCCTGAAGAATCTCCATTAGAATTACTTGACAACATAAAGAAAGCATTAAATAATGCTAATAAAATGGCTCCCTATAAAAATGTAAAATGGATTGCAGGAAGCCTACCTGTGAGTGGATATCCAATTGGTGGGCATATTCATTTTAGCAAAATTAAATCTAATTATAGCATATTAAGAGCTTTAGATAATTATATTTGCATTCCTATTTTTTTAATTGAAAACCCAAGAACAGCAACAATACGTAGAAAAAAATATGGTTTTTTATTTGACTATAGAGAAAAAGATTATGGGGGGTTTGAGTATAGAACCCCTGGAAGTTGGTTAGTATCACAAGAAGTTGCTACAGCTATATTATGTTTAGCAAAAGTTGTAGCTAGTCATTATTACGAATTAAGAAGGAATTTCTTTTTAAATGTAGAAGCGCATAAAGCTTTTTATTCTGGCAATCAGAACTATTTTAAACCTATATTTAGAAAATTATGGAGTGATATTGAACAAACCAGTTCATATATTTTCTATGAAAAAGAACTAAAAACCCTATATACTATGATTTTTAACAATGATTTATGGAATGAAAAAGATGATTTAAGAAAAGCTTGGGAAGTTTCTTGGAATAATAAAAAATCTTCTAGTAACAAAAATAAATCCAGAAAAACATCAACTACATCTACTAGATCCAATTCATCTAGAAACACAAGAAGAAGACCAAGGAGTGTTACTACTCGTACCAATAGTAGAAGCACAAATAGATCATCAAATACTGGTAATACAAACAGTAGTCAAAATCAAGAACAGAATAATAGAAACCGGAGTACTGTTACCCAAGGAAGGATAACAGTATCCGGTCCAACAATTCATACACAACCATTAAGATTTTATTAG
- a CDS encoding succinylglutamate desuccinylase/aspartoacylase family protein: MDMHEGHDYHISSSDRAFGQTFIYQPVGETQGFVERANAALNRSITNSSEHFSVLRFPAHGSLTRSTAEILGVNSFIFESTLKDDLDTRIDYQIRTVTMLLHQLNMIEVSDPEISETREVEILAPGTKYATELYIIDSGVPGPTVLIVGGIHGSEIAGYHAANKVKEYSPNKGTLLVIPEANKLAIEANRRSAPGEGDLNREFPTTRTGNPSHVLASAIYDVVKDYDVDWLMDMHEGFDFHRNPSTNSVGQTVIHYPNSEMTPVAERMVSELNTNATRSLERFTLLTYPVQGSLARSAGQHLGVNSFIFESCMKQDLSTRIDNQLIATDILLEEAGMR; encoded by the coding sequence ATGGACATGCATGAAGGACATGATTATCATATTTCTTCAAGTGATAGAGCTTTTGGACAAACTTTTATTTATCAACCAGTAGGAGAAACCCAAGGATTTGTAGAAAGAGCTAATGCTGCATTGAACAGATCAATTACTAATTCATCTGAGCATTTTTCAGTATTAAGATTTCCTGCTCATGGTAGTCTTACAAGAAGTACAGCTGAAATTTTAGGAGTTAATTCTTTTATATTTGAAAGTACTCTTAAAGATGATTTAGATACTAGAATTGACTATCAAATAAGAACTGTTACTATGCTTCTTCATCAATTAAATATGATTGAAGTTTCCGATCCAGAAATTAGCGAAACTAGAGAGGTTGAAATTCTTGCACCGGGTACTAAATATGCTACTGAACTTTATATTATAGATAGTGGAGTTCCCGGTCCAACTGTTCTGATTGTTGGTGGTATACATGGTAGTGAAATTGCAGGATATCATGCTGCAAACAAAGTTAAAGAATATTCTCCTAATAAAGGTACTTTATTAGTAATACCTGAAGCAAATAAATTAGCTATTGAAGCTAATAGACGCTCTGCTCCAGGTGAAGGTGACCTAAATAGAGAATTCCCAACTACTAGAACAGGAAACCCAAGCCATGTATTAGCTAGTGCAATATACGATGTAGTAAAAGATTATGATGTTGATTGGTTAATGGATATGCATGAAGGTTTTGATTTTCATAGGAATCCATCAACTAATTCAGTTGGCCAAACTGTTATTCATTATCCTAACTCTGAAATGACACCTGTTGCAGAAAGAATGGTTAGTGAATTAAATACAAACGCAACTCGTTCTCTAGAAAGATTTACTTTATTAACCTATCCAGTACAAGGAAGTTTAGCTAGAAGTGCTGGACAACATCTAGGAGTAAATTCTTTCATCTTTGAGTCATGTATGAAACAGGATTTATCTACTAGAATAGATAATCAACTAATAGCTACTGATATTCTCTTAGAAGAAGCTGGTATGCGCTAA
- a CDS encoding DUF503 domain-containing protein, with product MYIVYGQAELFFPYTTSLKEKRKTINSIIDRIRKRFNISVAEVEYQDLWQRSILGFTAVSNSHSDMELFTNVVEDTIYRFTESVELTSFSYQILSE from the coding sequence ATGTATATCGTTTACGGTCAAGCAGAATTATTTTTCCCCTACACGACTTCACTAAAAGAAAAAAGAAAAACAATTAATAGCATAATCGATAGGATTAGAAAACGTTTTAATATTTCAGTTGCTGAAGTAGAATATCAAGACTTGTGGCAAAGATCTATTTTAGGTTTTACAGCAGTAAGTAATTCACATAGTGATATGGAATTATTTACTAATGTAGTAGAGGATACTATATATCGTTTTACTGAAAGTGTCGAGTTGACTAGTTTTTCCTATCAAATATTATCTGAATAA